One region of Sulfurisphaera ohwakuensis genomic DNA includes:
- a CDS encoding class I SAM-dependent methyltransferase, which translates to MSSLFDSINAYDVKPFKRMGVTIDEEIYYAKLLMNFLSRFNLNKVLEIGCGNCLISMYARKIAKQIYAIDDWKGEDINKWTKGVKDNVTVVQNLFPLPFRSSFFDGVYSFLYFYNVTKKERKDKIEEIHRVLKSDGILVLADIDIMRSIRKDFLTYFDEVELYMDQGIFISIMKKKSP; encoded by the coding sequence ATGTCATCCCTTTTTGATAGTATAAATGCTTACGATGTAAAACCCTTCAAAAGAATGGGTGTAACCATAGACGAGGAAATTTATTATGCTAAACTACTTATGAACTTTTTATCGCGTTTTAATCTTAATAAGGTTTTAGAAATAGGATGTGGTAACTGTTTAATCTCCATGTATGCTAGAAAAATTGCAAAACAGATATATGCTATTGATGATTGGAAGGGAGAAGATATTAATAAATGGACAAAAGGAGTAAAAGATAATGTAACTGTTGTACAGAATTTATTTCCATTACCATTTAGGTCTTCTTTCTTTGACGGTGTCTATTCTTTTCTTTACTTTTATAATGTTACTAAGAAAGAAAGGAAAGATAAAATAGAAGAAATACACAGAGTGTTAAAAAGTGATGGAATCTTAGTCCTAGCTGATATTGATATAATGAGAAGTATTAGGAAGGATTTCTTAACCTATTTTGATGAGGTCGAGTTGTATATGGATCAAGGCATTTTCATTTCTATTATGAAGAAAAAATCCCCTTAA
- a CDS encoding GH116 family glycosyl hydrolase, which translates to MVYLTSNDKEVGVPLGGIGAGKIEISNKGRMINLTIANNWSFPLKEMLGFHIFILPNDSEPFFLQSDLIFLDLNKFAVPLEYEGKYPFARIKGVKNSVKAELEVFSALIPENLHDSSLPAVGISVKVSGSISGLIAISMSNITGISKIGRYNEGLKNGVRMKNAKANDFDPYNGEIVLVAERPKVIIKQYNFHVNRGLEKTLNLHRLIENEKPWKDLISGKIPESEDGESTGSYYLPAGMVISEYNENEEVKFVFSWFFNKPWVYYPYKHYYSNFFSSAKEVAEYFIENFDRLREETRKWQEELIDPSLPDWLKDAIINSAYILSSSTWLDEKGRFGIMEGTQVGTMLSTIGGVCYETGSLPVVLMFPMLEKSTLQQLIANMREDGYIPHDLGTYSFDTPSDGTTAPPKWKDTNTTFVLMVYRYYLRTKDKEFLKNVYPYVKKAMEWIISKDKDGDGIPESDGSTDQGFDCVPIEGACSYIATVYIAALEAIIKIAEIVGDDVSYYLSLLSKAKSSLMKLFDGEKFIPWTGKPNHHNAVFSAQIFGQWWAYLLDLDDVADKSALLSALSEIYRVNGHASKYCTPNMAKEGESLDDLDSQLTSSWPRLVFSLSALGYSLGKREWLEIAKKEWDNLVDKGLMWNQPSLVHSHDGNPDNPFLDHYIGSAAPWGFTYKYALKRLVKI; encoded by the coding sequence ATGGTTTATTTAACATCAAACGATAAGGAGGTGGGAGTACCATTAGGGGGTATAGGAGCAGGGAAGATAGAGATAAGTAACAAGGGGAGGATGATAAACCTAACGATAGCAAACAACTGGTCATTTCCGTTAAAGGAGATGTTAGGCTTTCACATATTTATTCTTCCTAACGATTCCGAACCCTTCTTTTTACAAAGCGATTTAATTTTCTTGGATTTGAACAAATTTGCAGTACCCCTCGAATATGAGGGAAAGTATCCATTTGCGAGGATAAAGGGAGTAAAAAACAGCGTAAAAGCAGAACTCGAGGTATTTTCAGCATTAATTCCCGAAAACTTGCACGATTCATCATTACCCGCTGTAGGAATTTCAGTTAAAGTGAGTGGGAGTATATCGGGGCTCATTGCAATATCAATGAGTAATATAACTGGGATAAGTAAGATAGGGAGATATAATGAAGGGTTAAAGAACGGGGTAAGGATGAAGAACGCAAAAGCTAACGACTTTGATCCGTATAACGGTGAGATTGTTCTAGTAGCGGAGAGGCCTAAGGTTATTATAAAACAGTATAATTTTCATGTAAACAGAGGACTTGAAAAAACTCTAAATTTACATAGACTCATAGAAAATGAGAAGCCATGGAAGGACTTAATAAGTGGAAAAATACCAGAGAGTGAGGACGGTGAGTCCACCGGTTCTTACTATTTACCAGCGGGAATGGTAATAAGTGAGTATAATGAGAACGAAGAAGTAAAGTTTGTCTTTTCATGGTTCTTTAATAAGCCATGGGTCTATTATCCCTATAAGCACTACTATTCTAACTTCTTCTCCAGTGCTAAGGAAGTTGCAGAGTATTTCATAGAAAACTTTGATAGACTGAGAGAAGAGACGAGAAAATGGCAAGAGGAGTTAATAGACCCGTCATTACCGGATTGGTTAAAGGACGCTATAATTAATAGTGCTTATATATTGTCCTCAAGTACATGGCTCGACGAAAAGGGAAGATTCGGAATAATGGAGGGTACACAAGTAGGTACTATGTTATCAACAATAGGCGGAGTTTGTTATGAGACGGGGTCATTGCCAGTAGTGCTAATGTTTCCGATGTTAGAAAAATCAACATTACAGCAATTAATTGCCAATATGAGGGAAGATGGATATATTCCACACGATTTAGGAACATATTCATTTGATACCCCATCAGATGGAACTACAGCACCACCAAAGTGGAAAGATACCAACACCACTTTCGTATTAATGGTATACAGATACTACCTAAGGACTAAGGATAAAGAGTTTCTAAAGAATGTTTATCCCTATGTTAAAAAGGCAATGGAGTGGATAATTTCTAAAGATAAGGACGGAGACGGAATACCTGAAAGTGATGGATCTACAGATCAAGGATTTGATTGCGTCCCTATTGAAGGTGCTTGCAGTTATATCGCTACAGTGTACATAGCTGCATTAGAGGCTATAATAAAGATTGCAGAAATTGTAGGTGACGACGTTTCTTACTACTTGTCGTTACTAAGTAAGGCTAAATCATCATTGATGAAATTATTTGACGGAGAGAAGTTTATCCCATGGACCGGAAAGCCAAACCATCATAACGCCGTATTCTCAGCGCAGATATTTGGCCAATGGTGGGCTTATTTACTTGACCTAGATGACGTTGCAGATAAAAGTGCACTTTTATCCGCACTTAGCGAGATATACAGAGTAAATGGCCATGCATCAAAATACTGTACTCCTAATATGGCTAAAGAAGGGGAGAGCCTTGATGATTTAGATTCTCAATTGACTTCCTCATGGCCTAGACTGGTCTTTTCGCTATCAGCTCTAGGTTACAGTTTGGGAAAGAGAGAGTGGTTAGAAATTGCAAAGAAGGAGTGGGATAACCTAGTAGACAAGGGGTTAATGTGGAACCAGCCTTCATTAGTTCACTCTCATGACGGAAATCCAGATAATCCCTTTCTCGACCATTATATAGGTAGTGCTGCCCCATGGGGATTTACATATAAGTATGCGTTAAAAAGATTAGTTAAGATTTAA
- a CDS encoding PIG-L deacetylase family protein, protein MRILFVAPHPDDECDNAGGTLAKLAKSHDIYIVYLTDGSAGSPNPEERGEKLAEIRRREAVEGLKVLGIKKDNAFFLNYPDTKLRFYIWEASVKVAEIIKEIKPNIIIYPSLLDGHNDHWSGGYITRIAIRKVGIAVNELSYLNWLPIPSKSVFDVIKYLLIPFHRKIKVDVREYKRIKLEAMKKHESQFKYLDANYIKKFFDSDYETFYVEGIVNEMLVA, encoded by the coding sequence GTGAGAATTCTGTTCGTCGCTCCTCATCCAGATGATGAGTGTGATAATGCTGGAGGTACTTTAGCTAAGTTAGCTAAGTCTCATGATATTTACATTGTGTATCTAACTGATGGTTCTGCTGGTTCTCCCAATCCTGAGGAGAGAGGAGAAAAACTTGCTGAAATTAGAAGGAGGGAGGCTGTAGAGGGGTTAAAGGTTCTAGGGATAAAAAAGGATAATGCTTTCTTCCTTAATTATCCAGATACAAAGCTAAGGTTTTACATATGGGAGGCTTCTGTGAAAGTTGCAGAAATAATTAAGGAAATTAAGCCAAACATTATAATTTATCCCTCTCTACTTGACGGTCATAATGATCATTGGTCCGGAGGTTATATAACTAGAATAGCAATAAGAAAAGTAGGAATTGCAGTAAACGAGTTAAGTTATCTAAACTGGCTTCCTATTCCTTCTAAGAGTGTTTTTGACGTGATAAAATATCTTTTAATTCCGTTTCATAGAAAAATTAAAGTTGACGTTAGAGAGTATAAAAGGATTAAGCTTGAGGCTATGAAGAAGCACGAATCCCAGTTTAAATACTTAGACGCTAATTATATCAAGAAGTTTTTCGATAGTGATTACGAGACATTTTACGTGGAAGGGATTGTTAATGAGATGCTTGTTGCTTAA
- a CDS encoding IS110 family transposase, whose amino-acid sequence MEAPVAGIDVSKDKLVVYFQGKYYEFPNDRQGYEEIIKILPKGCKVGIESTGIYHINLAKYLMGEYDVRIINPFILKKFKDFRGKKSDKNDAKKLAELVVSMGSEFTTSDARELTSQWDFVTRSIARVKNRLRRDLILLGYKDSLSKKNLEEVLRGGDSIVLAEVRFLLEELERLEVRKREIEEKLEDLVPKDSLIFTIPGIGKTLGCIILARVGDIRRFSDKKRFVAYCGLDPVIESSGKSVVSKGISKRGDAVLRRAFYLAALTAIRVNPVIKRFYEEHKGKLKGKKLIIACARKLAVITWAVLYYNKPFDASE is encoded by the coding sequence ATGGAGGCCCCAGTCGCAGGAATAGACGTATCAAAAGATAAATTAGTAGTATATTTCCAAGGCAAATACTACGAGTTTCCTAATGATAGGCAAGGTTATGAGGAGATAATTAAGATCTTGCCTAAGGGTTGTAAAGTGGGTATTGAAAGTACTGGAATTTACCACATTAACCTAGCAAAGTACTTGATGGGAGAGTATGACGTTAGGATTATTAATCCCTTCATACTCAAGAAGTTCAAGGATTTTAGGGGTAAGAAGAGTGATAAGAATGATGCTAAAAAGCTTGCTGAACTAGTTGTAAGTATGGGTAGTGAGTTTACAACAAGTGATGCTAGGGAGTTAACTAGCCAATGGGATTTTGTTACTAGGAGTATTGCTAGGGTTAAGAATAGGTTGAGGAGGGATTTGATACTTTTGGGCTATAAGGATAGTTTGTCCAAGAAGAACTTAGAGGAGGTTTTGAGGGGTGGGGATAGTATTGTCTTGGCTGAGGTTAGGTTTCTTTTGGAGGAGTTGGAGAGACTTGAGGTTAGGAAGAGGGAGATTGAGGAGAAACTTGAGGATCTTGTTCCCAAGGATAGTTTGATTTTCACCATTCCTGGTATTGGTAAAACCTTGGGTTGTATAATTTTGGCTAGGGTTGGTGATATTAGGCGCTTTAGTGATAAGAAGAGGTTTGTTGCTTATTGCGGTCTTGACCCAGTTATTGAGTCTAGTGGTAAGAGTGTTGTTTCTAAGGGTATTTCTAAGAGGGGTGATGCTGTTTTGAGGAGAGCTTTCTATCTTGCAGCTTTAACTGCTATTAGGGTTAATCCTGTTATCAAGCGTTTTTATGAAGAGCATAAGGGAAAGTTGAAGGGTAAGAAGTTGATTATTGCCTGTGCAAGGAAATTAGCTGTTATTACTTGGGCTGTGCTGTATTATAATAAACCATTTGATGCTAGCGAGTGA
- a CDS encoding radical SAM/SPASM domain-containing protein: protein MESKTKLSKFNIFLYDYNIIFNTLTGYAIKVTDEQMRKLSKGEVSEELKDIIEEGFSEQEFDIDKFIVNKKYLEPTLVLTYDCNFDCVYCFQKKFRNKSRVKDEVVRGFINYIKKNSNGRKVRVTYFGGEPLLELKRIEEISKELKEEVDYSFSVVTNGSLLTPYVLDKLLSLGLSHVQITLDGPKEVHDKRRFFVNGRGSFDVILENLKYAQDKTKVVLRINIDINNLDEIEKLLEILREEGITKVRIDPHLVHENTFRHEYWHNTLSKENEGKVLVKFWETARELGFEIPQEVFRLGICVAHIDEDIVVDPLGNIYPCWAFTGNPLYIKGKLKEDGNVEWINNKLLGIKARYIWKGKCDDCPYLPMCVGGCRFFAVLDKKDFNNIDCKKTNYEEIIKLIKYFI from the coding sequence ATGGAATCTAAAACTAAGCTATCTAAATTCAATATTTTTCTTTATGATTATAATATTATTTTTAATACATTAACCGGTTATGCGATTAAGGTAACTGATGAGCAAATGAGAAAACTTTCTAAAGGAGAGGTATCGGAGGAATTGAAGGATATAATTGAAGAAGGATTTTCTGAACAAGAGTTTGATATAGATAAGTTTATTGTAAATAAAAAGTATTTAGAGCCTACTCTTGTCTTAACATATGATTGTAATTTTGATTGTGTTTATTGTTTTCAGAAGAAATTCAGGAATAAAAGTAGAGTAAAAGATGAAGTTGTTAGAGGATTTATTAACTATATAAAGAAGAATTCTAACGGAAGAAAAGTAAGAGTAACGTATTTTGGCGGTGAACCACTTTTAGAATTAAAAAGAATTGAAGAAATATCTAAGGAGCTAAAGGAAGAGGTAGATTATTCATTTAGTGTAGTGACTAACGGATCATTACTAACCCCCTATGTTCTTGATAAATTACTCTCTTTAGGCTTATCTCATGTCCAAATTACGCTTGATGGTCCTAAGGAAGTTCATGATAAAAGAAGATTTTTCGTTAATGGTAGGGGATCCTTTGATGTTATATTAGAAAACTTAAAATATGCACAGGATAAAACTAAAGTAGTTTTGAGGATAAACATAGATATAAATAACTTAGATGAAATAGAAAAACTTCTAGAAATATTAAGAGAAGAAGGAATAACAAAGGTAAGAATTGATCCTCATTTAGTACATGAAAATACTTTTAGGCATGAGTATTGGCATAATACATTATCAAAAGAAAATGAAGGAAAAGTGTTAGTTAAATTCTGGGAAACTGCAAGAGAATTAGGCTTTGAAATTCCGCAAGAAGTATTTAGATTAGGTATTTGTGTTGCACATATTGATGAAGATATAGTTGTCGATCCTTTAGGGAATATATATCCTTGTTGGGCATTTACTGGAAATCCACTTTATATTAAAGGTAAATTAAAAGAAGATGGAAATGTAGAATGGATAAATAACAAATTACTTGGGATAAAAGCAAGATATATTTGGAAAGGAAAATGTGATGATTGTCCCTATTTACCTATGTGTGTGGGAGGCTGTAGATTTTTTGCAGTCCTTGATAAAAAGGACTTTAATAATATTGATTGTAAGAAAACTAATTATGAGGAAATTATAAAATTGATAAAATATTTTATTTAA
- the wrbA gene encoding NAD(P)H:quinone oxidoreductase, whose protein sequence is MSCKPNILVLFYGYGSIVELAKEIGKGAEEAGAEVKIRRVRETLPPEFQSRLPFDKVKDIPEVTLDDMRWADGFAIGSPTRYGNMAGGLKTFLDTTAILWRDNVLYGKPVTFFTEASTVHGGHETTILTMSTYAYHFGMIIVPIGYGIPELFQTMTGGGPYGATHLGSKEELDEMERKIAKFQGKRITEVAKAIKCCNK, encoded by the coding sequence ATGTCTTGTAAACCAAATATTTTAGTCCTCTTTTATGGATACGGTTCAATAGTTGAATTAGCTAAGGAAATAGGAAAAGGCGCTGAAGAAGCTGGTGCTGAAGTAAAAATTAGGAGAGTTAGAGAAACTTTACCACCGGAATTTCAATCTAGGCTACCGTTTGATAAGGTAAAAGATATACCAGAAGTTACTTTAGATGATATGAGATGGGCAGACGGGTTTGCGATTGGTTCTCCAACTAGATATGGTAATATGGCGGGAGGTCTAAAAACGTTTCTAGATACTACAGCCATTCTCTGGAGGGATAATGTTCTTTATGGCAAGCCAGTTACGTTTTTCACAGAAGCTTCAACAGTTCACGGAGGCCATGAGACTACAATACTAACAATGAGTACATATGCATATCATTTCGGTATGATAATCGTTCCTATAGGCTATGGTATACCAGAGTTATTCCAAACTATGACTGGTGGAGGTCCTTACGGTGCCACTCATCTAGGCTCAAAAGAAGAGCTAGACGAAATGGAAAGGAAGATTGCCAAGTTCCAAGGAAAAAGGATTACTGAGGTTGCTAAAGCTATTAAGTGCTGTAACAAATAA
- a CDS encoding B12-binding domain-containing radical SAM protein, with the protein MDKIFTPPEKTDRDGRAIFAPYPLRKVEAILASHGLSVIVTPPEKLEKVVSKGAKVIGINTHDPLGIEPVSMKLSIIFGGGKTWTAKFFEELGEKIKKIKSKYDIKVVVGGAGAWQLEKEPPEWIDVVFIGHAEIDFPEIVKKLEEGEKVPRVVRARYPKKLSEIPTIVNAARGGEVQITRGCPRGCWFCSVTPDTFISFPIDYIMKEVEVNMKAGIKDVSLITDDMMLYGAKSLREVNHDAIIRLYTELKKAGVDYINFAHISASPVKLSPRTIKEMSEIAGWNEEKAVSPVVGLETGSEKIFNKYMKMKAFPWGYNNWKDLIVEATAIMNDSYIYPCYTMTIGYPDETDEDVEQSIKLVEYIIDHEPIAWIFPLPVIPMGTSKIRDNPLPAIERLPSRYWDLLYITWKYDLQITRKLSKTITATSKNKLIRSLAMYLIDKVFNNVEWYFEQLKESKGKSALSYKDLNLNTTYGVMWAVTQLFKLAFSSSS; encoded by the coding sequence ATGGATAAAATATTTACTCCACCGGAAAAAACTGATAGGGATGGAAGGGCAATATTTGCACCATATCCTTTAAGAAAAGTTGAGGCCATATTAGCTTCTCATGGACTTAGCGTAATAGTTACTCCACCAGAAAAGTTAGAAAAAGTAGTTAGCAAAGGGGCTAAGGTTATAGGTATTAACACCCACGACCCTCTAGGAATTGAACCCGTAAGTATGAAATTAAGTATAATTTTTGGTGGAGGTAAAACTTGGACAGCAAAATTCTTTGAGGAATTAGGTGAAAAAATAAAGAAAATAAAAAGCAAATATGATATAAAAGTTGTAGTTGGTGGTGCTGGTGCTTGGCAGTTAGAGAAAGAGCCACCGGAATGGATTGATGTTGTCTTTATTGGTCATGCTGAAATTGATTTTCCAGAAATAGTTAAAAAATTAGAAGAAGGTGAAAAAGTACCTAGAGTCGTTAGGGCTAGATATCCTAAAAAATTAAGTGAAATCCCTACAATTGTAAATGCAGCAAGAGGTGGGGAAGTTCAAATTACTAGGGGTTGTCCTAGGGGTTGCTGGTTCTGCTCTGTTACTCCAGACACCTTTATCTCATTCCCAATTGATTACATAATGAAGGAAGTAGAAGTTAATATGAAGGCTGGAATTAAAGATGTTAGTTTAATTACAGATGATATGATGCTTTACGGGGCTAAAAGTTTAAGAGAAGTAAATCACGATGCTATAATAAGATTATATACAGAGTTAAAGAAAGCGGGAGTAGATTACATTAACTTTGCTCATATATCAGCTTCACCAGTAAAACTTAGTCCTAGAACTATTAAGGAAATGAGTGAGATAGCAGGGTGGAATGAAGAAAAGGCCGTATCTCCAGTTGTTGGGTTAGAGACTGGCAGTGAGAAAATATTTAATAAGTATATGAAAATGAAGGCTTTTCCGTGGGGATATAATAATTGGAAAGATTTAATTGTTGAGGCTACAGCAATTATGAATGACAGTTATATTTATCCTTGTTACACAATGACTATTGGATATCCAGATGAGACGGATGAGGATGTTGAACAATCAATAAAGTTAGTTGAATATATAATAGATCATGAACCAATTGCCTGGATTTTCCCATTACCAGTAATCCCGATGGGTACCTCAAAAATTAGGGATAATCCTTTACCAGCAATAGAGAGACTCCCATCTAGATATTGGGATTTACTTTACATAACATGGAAGTATGATCTTCAAATAACTAGAAAATTATCTAAAACAATTACGGCAACTAGTAAAAATAAATTGATTAGAAGTTTAGCTATGTATTTGATTGACAAGGTATTTAATAATGTAGAATGGTACTTTGAACAACTTAAAGAAAGTAAAGGGAAATCTGCATTATCTTATAAAGATTTAAACCTTAATACAACTTATGGGGTAATGTGGGCTGTAACTCAGCTATTTAAGTTAGCTTTTTCTTCTTCTAGTTGA